In Anabas testudineus chromosome 12, fAnaTes1.2, whole genome shotgun sequence, one genomic interval encodes:
- the car15 gene encoding LOW QUALITY PROTEIN: carbonic anhydrase 15 (The sequence of the model RefSeq protein was modified relative to this genomic sequence to represent the inferred CDS: substituted 2 bases at 2 genomic stop codons), giving the protein MSLLIRKDHXTGNDRVHXSDQQKIKLSFHLQSYLSGMCALVFSLPQIATPVRFIKLWDPTMIWTVALLVILATCADSDYCYNEPDCDPYAWGDTFPSCHPLLEEHHSPINLDHQVTRNDFLGSLHLEGFNVTQTGSWTLKNDGHSVVLQFGSGMSVSGGGLPDVYHTIQLHFHWGGPSTNGSEHTVDRRRYPMEMHVVNMKSIHPNLTAALDDPTGLAVLGFFIDVVYADHVHFGHISQKLSSVAYKGQTTKVKPFPLMNLLPKHNMSQYYRYYGSLTTPPCSQAVVWTLYEVPIYISWSQLAQFTSQIFSTEEDAEQVTPLQNNFRHIHPTFSRIISASKDAKLLTGTAAGPLRSAASVHLLQIILLGSFLFGL; this is encoded by the exons ATGAGCCTGTTGATCAGAAAAGACCACTAGACTGGCAATGACAGGGTTCACTGATCAGaccagcagaaaataaaactcagCTTTCACCTCCAATCCTATTTAAGCGGGATGTGTGCACTGGTTTTCAGTCTACCTCAGATAGCGACACCGGTCCGGTTCATCAAGCTGTGGGATCCTACGATGATTTGGACTGTGGCTCTGCTGGTGATTCTTGCTACCTGCGCTGATTCAG ACTACTGTTACAATGAGCCAGATTGTG ATCCTTACGCGTGGGGAGACACGTTCCCATCGTGTCACCCCTTACTGGAAGAGCACCACTCTCCCATCAATCTGGACCACCAGGTGACCAGAAACGACTTCCTGGGGTCTTTACATCTGGAGGGCTTCAATGTGACTCAAACAGGCTCCTGGACCCTTAAAAACGACGGACACTCTG TCGTGCTGCAGTTTGGCAGCGGCATGTCAGTGAGCGGTGGAGGTCTTCCAGATGTGTACCACACCATCCAGCTGCACTTCCACTGGGGAGGCCCGTCCACTAACGGCTCAGAGCACACAGTGGACAGACGCAGATACCCAATGGAG ATGCACGTTGTCAACATGAAGTCCATCCACCCGAATTTAACCGCAGCCTTGGATGATCCAACGGGACTTGCTGTACTTGGATTCTTCATTGAT GTTGTTTACGCCGACCATGTGCACTTTGGACACATATCACAAAAACTGTCTTCTGTCGCCTACAAAG GCCAAACAACTAAAGTCAAACCTTTCCCGCTGATGAACCTTCTGCCAAAGCACAACATGAGTCAGTATTACCGGTACTATGGCAGCCTCACCACTCCTCCATGTTCTCAAGCAGTTGTATGGACTTTGTATGAAGTCCCCATCTACATCTCATGGTCTCAA CTGGCTCAGTTTACCTCACAAATCTTCTCCACAGAGGAGGATGCAGAGCAGGTGACACCGCTGCAAAACAACTTCAGACACATCCACCCCACCTTCAGCCGCATCATCTCGGCATCCAAAGATGCGAAGCTGCTCACAGGGACGGCCGCTGGTCCCCTCAGGTCAGCTGCGTCAGTGCATTTGCTTCAAATCATTTTACTGGGAAGTTTCCTCTTTGGACTTTAG